TATCCACTTATTTGTTTGTCACGTATTAATCTGTTGTGGTTGGATGTGGAAGAATCAGACACTACTGGTTTCCTTGCTCTGTTTAgaatgtactccctctgtcccataatagaAGAACATTTCCAAGCTAAAACAGTttgaaaaacgttcttatattatgagacggagggagtaatatttaTCATAAATTTTATTTTGCATTGAATACGCAAGTTCAGAATTATTCTTATGACTGATTTTTAACTTGTGCAGGTCGTGCGCCGAACTCCAATAGGCTGAACTTGAAAGCTGTTGGTGTTGAGGTTGATCAAATAGGAGCCATCAAGGTCTATCTTCTTTCTTTATTCGAAATTTACTTCTCATATTTCTGTTTCTGCCCTGACAAACCCACTTGTGAACTCGGGTCTGTGTCCATATTATGCACTGGGCATGCCATTAACTTCTGCATTGTATACTCTTGGCAATCCGAAACGATATTTACTTCTCATATTTCTCTCTCTACCCTGACAAACCCACCTGTCAACTTGGGCCTGTGTCCGTATTCTTCACTTCAGTTATGCTATTAATTTATGCATTGTGTGCTTCAGGCATTCTGAACAATACGATTCGTTAATTTTGACTTTACGTCTGTTTAGGTTGATTGGGCCTGTGTCCATATTATGCACTGGGTTTGCTATTAATTTCTGGATAGTATATACTTTTGGCACCCTGAATTATATAGTTGTTAATTTTGGCTTCATGTCTGTTTAGGTTGATGAATACTCCCGTACATCAGTTCCAAGTATATGGGCCGTGGGTGATGTAACAAATCGGGTTAACCTAACACCTGTTGCTCTGATGGAGGCTACTTGCTTCGCTGTAAGTGATAGCTGTTGTTTGTAATCCTTCCACAGTAACTCATTCTGGTCGTTCTGCTTGTAGTCTTTGTTTTTAAAATCAGCACTATTTATTCTTCCCTATCTTTTCGTTGCAGAAAACTGTGTTTGGTGGCCAGACAGTTAAGCCTGATTATAAAGATGTACCTTGTGCTGTTTTCTGGTAAGTAATTACCTTAATTTAGTTAAAATTACTTAGTTTATACTTGGGTTTAGCAATTAGTTTCAAGCTTTTCTCTGAGAAACATGTGGTTCCAAACTTTGTTCGTGTCACCACAGTGAAAGGGTAGAATGACAGGATAGCTCCTTTTGTGTCAATGAAACATGCTGTCATTTAGCCCTAAAAAACTCTGCTAGACTACCACTAGCTTCTGTGTTTTTTGAAATGTGCTACTTTATTGCACTATCATCCCCTCAGTGTTATAATGTGAGATAATGTTTTTTTGTCAAATTAGCATTCCACCACTATCTGTTGTCGGTCTCAGCAAACAAGAGGCTTTGCCGAAAAAGGGTTTTCCCCCGCTTTGTATTCCAAAGCAAACCACCATAGTACACATCGTAATGCTGGGGCGAGCAGCACAACAAGcccaaagaaaaagaagaagaaaaagaaaatgccAACAACGGCAGCTCGACAAAGCGCGGATGACCCGCGACCACTGCGCCCTCcgaaaacaaaccaccacagcCCGAGGCTCCGATCTACCGCGAACTTAGCAGCACCTCCAAGAAGGAATGCGACGCCGATGACGCTGCTGCCCGGACaagtcctagggtttcccccagtACGCGGAGGGAGGTGGGGGATAGCTACTCCCGACACCCTTCAAGAAGGGATAGTGGCACCCGCCGGTGTCACCGCATCAGAGCCGGACGAACCGGCAAGGATTTCTCCTGCACGCCAAACCCCACCAGCCAATCGGAGCCGACCAGCCAAACCACCGCCCAACTATGCGCCATCACGGTTGCGCCGCCACCAACACCGTCTCGCTGCGAACACCACCACGAGGCCAAGAAGAGCGGAGAGAGGAACTGAGCGATGGGAGCAGCAACATCAAGGCCGAGCGGGAGGGAACCACCTCCACCGCCGTCGTGCGGGAGGCCCGCGCCTCCGGCACCGTCGCGGTAGCCGTCCAGACACGGCAGCGGGGCATACCAGGCCACCCCTAGCCCGGCCAGGCCCGAAACGGGCCCGCTAAGCCCCGCCGGCCACGCTGCAGCAAGCTGGCGTCGACGCCGCCAGCCCCCGCCGATCATCGCCGCTCGCCACCGCATCCTGAAGGCCACGCCGACGCCACGCCTGTCGCCGGCCCGCCCCGACCAGATGGAGCCCgaagggcccagatctgggccgggCGGGCGCCGCCAGCCCGCGCCACCCAGAgctcgcccccgccgccgcgcagGACCGCCGCCGCGCAGGACCGCCGCCGCCTGAAGACACCGCCCGGAGCCGCTCCGTCCCGCGCCGGAGAAACCCTAGACGGGGAAGGGCCGGGGGCCGCCACCACCAACGTCGCCTGGGCCAGGCCCGAGGCGggcgccggcgacggcggcggggaggaggaggagggagggggacACGCGCGGGGACGGAGGGGAGGCGCGGTCGCGGACGAgagaggaggggggaggggaacAGAGGAGACCGGGTGGAGCGCAGATTTCCGAACAAGAGGCTTTGGCTAGAATGATCTTCTTGTTTACACATCAAGTTTCAACCCAATGAAGAACAGCATATCCATGTAAGTATCTTATGTATCATGAGATTATCTGTTACACAGTAGTTTCTCGCTTttcacattttgtgctcattaaGAGAGATATCTCGGTGTTTTCACTGGTTTGTGCACCACCGCACTCTATCAACATTCTGTTTGATATTAATTTCTTGTCCTCGCGGGGAAGGTTTCtgattttgtttttgttttatcTTAAAGACGCGTGGAGAAGTCTACCATGAAACTGGTGGTTGATGCTGAGACTGATAAGGTACTCGGTGCAGCCATGTGTGGACCAGATGCAGCTGAAATTATGCAGGTACGCATATGTGTAGTTCTAGTGTTCTTTCTTTTCATTTTAAGATGATTTTTCTGTTATTTGTTTGTTGTATTCTATACCTGAGCCTCTACACACTAAAAAAATGCAGGGCGACCTTCGACAGTACCGTAAGTCTGAAGAGATTGCCACCACGTTACGACAGAGATTCTGGTCTCATTGTTTTTTCAGGTTATAACAATGGTACCACGTTGGCTGGCTTTGCAGGTCGGCATCCACCCTTCTGCGGCGGAGGAGTTTGTGACGATGCGGACCTTGACCAGGCGCGTGAGCCACAGATTTAGTATGAATATGAGGGGTGCCGATTACCCGCAACAATTTAAAATAAAAAATGAGGGGTGTTGATCAGCCCGAAAATATAAGACCAACTTGAGAAGTCCGGCTGGGTTATATTTTCGTGACCGAACATTGACCGGACCGTCCATCTGAACATATAGAGAGTTTGAGAAGTCCGGCTACACATGCTCTGATAGACGCCAGCCATACTCATACGATTATTTACTGGAGTTTTACGCCGTGTAAACGTTGGTCGACCAGCGACCTCTAGTCTAGCCGTGGGTTTAAATTACAGTATGGGTGATGACTCATGAGAGAGTACGTActatgtagtactccctccgttcctaaatataagttattttagagattttaatatggaccatatacaaagcaaaatgagtgaatctacactctaaaatatgtctatgtgcattcGTATGTAGcctttgttgaaatctctaaaatatTTTATATTTAGAAACGCAGAGAGTAGTATGTTCTAGAAAGTGGCCTATGGAGGGTAAACGAGCCGCTTGCCCATTTATTTTTGTGTAATGTTTGGGATTTTTGTATAATGTTTGGGGCATCTACACAATAAGTAGTCTGAGGTGCCTGATTTTACGTTTACCTCGCTAGCTCCGTAAGTAAATAAATTGTCTTAAGAAAAAGACCTTGCTTGTCCAGATGGCTCTGTCCGGCAAGTAGTAACCGTTTGTTTGCTTGTTTCGTCATGTAGTTCATTATCACAATACTGTTTTTCTGTTTTGAGGGGATCATCACAATACTTAAAACTTTTAAACCAATAGCACTTATCAAGGTAATTATTGTAGCCAGACCTTTTTGATCTTTACCATCAAAAGGTACATTAATATCTTTCATTTCTCTTCCTTTTTGGTGAGCTGAAACTTGGCTTCATTTCAATATAAAACAATCATAAAAAACAGTAAATATCAAATAACCTTGTTTGAAAGATGTTTGCCAAGCTTCTACAGGCCAAGATCACCATGGCCATGCTTTTAGCATCACATAACGTGGCCTGGCCCAAGCTGCAAGCAGAGGCAGATCTAGCCCACTGGGCCAGGGTGGGGCCAACAATGAAGATGTTGataaaatttatttatttatttataattTTTATACTGTTTTTCTGTGATATAAAGGTAACTGAGAAATTTCTGGGCCGGTCGTGGCCCACCCTGATCACTCTCTAACTCTGCCATTGGCTGCAAGCAACAATGTCTACATACTAAACAAGTGATAGCCAACGTAACCACCACCAACGTTCCCGATTTGGATGAATTTTCCGTGAAAGATCTTGTGCTCTAGGTAAGCCTTCTGCACCAAGCGCCTAGCTTGATAAGCTACCAACAAAAAATTGCAATCAAGGATAAACCTTCTGCAATGGACGTGATTGTATTGATGGCCATCTTCAACGAGCTGCTAGCCGGCCAGAGGTGGAAAGCTACCAGTCGACTGGAAGTTAGCTTTCTCAAACTGTTATTTGTCCGAAAGTTCAAGTACTCGAATGATCAACTACTGTTATGGCCGGCATATACTATAGCCCAGTCAGTTAAGGCCTGGCTCagttatcttatcgttattaggggcttagcctaCTTATCGTATTTGAAGATTATATAAACTTATGGAAAGACTCATTTGAAGTTAAGCAGAAGCAATCATATTTGCTCGGCTTCCTGAAGGGAGCCGGaagacctaaccctagccgccgcctcttgcgccctctctctctcgcgcgatGGCGCCCCATCGCCGGCGACCTCGCCTTCCTCCACGCCAAGCCCCCTTTCACCCCTACAACCTACGAGCTAGACCCGGTAGGAACCCAGCTCCTATCAATCTGGTATCAGGTGTCTCAGGTTCGATCATGTCCGCGCCACCGCCCACCCCCTCCCTTCCGCTGCCGATCGCCTCTTCATCGCCGATGACCACCGCGGCCAGCACACCGTCCCTGACTGGGCCGGTCTCCTCTGCCGCGTAGACGGCACCCGCGCCCGCCCCGGCCGTGCTAACCCCAGAGGAGATGACGGCGGCGCTCCGGGACCTGACTCAGGCGGTCCAGGGCATCTGCACCTTCCTCGCGGGGTACTATGGGCCGCAGCCGCCCGCCCCTGTCAACACCATCACGGGGCCGCAGCAGCTCCCGTGGCAGCCACCACCACCGGTGACCTCCGTCGCATCCATCATGCCGCAGCagcagccgcagccgccgccaccggcgATCTCAGGGCCAAGCCTTCCGTCGACGGCGCCTGGGGTGCCCATCCACCAGGTCCGTTTTCCCCCGTCGCCATCTCCGCTACCGGCCTGGCTCGCCGGGTCCATCGAGCATGTCTACACGATGGCCTCAGGACAACCGCACGTGCTGCCACCGCCGGCACCGCCCCTGACCATGCAGTTCGGCGGGTCCACGGGTGCCGCGGGTCCCTACAATGGTGTGGATGGGCCCCTTTTCCATGGCGGTACTCTGCAGCCCGCATACTCGGCACCGTCGCCCTCGTGGTTCCGCGCGGATGACACATACCCGCCCGTCGTCCACGCCCAGCCAACGCCACGATTCTCCAAGCTGTAGTTCGCGACCTACGACGGCACCGTCGACCCCCTGAATTGGCTCAACGAATGCGACAAATTTTTCAGGCGGCTGCGCACGATCGCGTCCGACCGCACCTGGATCGCCTCCTATCATTTACGAGGCGCCGCCCAGACGTGGTATTACGccctcgagcaggacgagggcGGCATGCCACCATGGGAGCATTTCCGCGATCTGTGCCTCTTGCGCTTCGGTCCGTCTATACGCGGGAGCCATCTGGCGGAGCTCGGGTGCCTTCCGTTCCTGAGCACAGTGCAAGACTTCGCCGACCGGTTCCAGGCACTGGCGTGCCACGCCCCCGGCATTTAGGCTCGTCAGCAGGCTGAGCTCTTCGTCGGCGGCCTACCGGACCACATCCGCGTGGACATGGAGATGCGCGGGCCAGAGGACCTCCAGACGGCCATGTACTATGCCTGCGCGTTCAAGCGCCGTGCGGTGGCCATCCGGTAGGCGTCACCACCCCGGGCCGCTGGGCCGCCACCCTGGCCGAAAGTTCCCACGCAGGGTCGGCCCGCTCAGGCTTCCACGACGCCCCTCGCCGCGACCGCGACGCGCCCGTTCCGCTGGCTCACCCCGGCCGAGCAACTCGAGTGTCGCCTTcaagggttgtgcttcaactgCGACGAGCCCTACGTGCCCGGCCCCGTCAGCCCACGACTCTTCTACCTAGAGGCTGCGGACTACATTGAGGAGGACACCGCCACCGCCGGGCTCGGCGATCTGCCCGCCCCTGCTGACACGGGGGTGTTTGGCGCCCGTTGATCACCTCAAGGAATTCCGCAAGCGCTTCCCCGCCTTCCAGCTCGAGGATGAGCTGTTTGTGCAGGCGGGGAGAGATGTTATGACCGGCATATACTACAGCCCAGGCAGTTAGGGGCCTGGCCCagttatcttatcgttattag
The sequence above is a segment of the Aegilops tauschii subsp. strangulata cultivar AL8/78 chromosome 6, Aet v6.0, whole genome shotgun sequence genome. Coding sequences within it:
- the LOC109755522 gene encoding glutathione reductase, cytosolic-like, with product MRTVVASNLEGRGIRLHPGTNLTELSKTADGIKVVTDKGDELTADVVLFATGRAPNSNRLNLKAVGVEVDQIGAIKVDEYSRTSVPSIWAVGDVTNRVNLTPVALMEATCFAKTVFGGQTVKPDYKDVPCAVFCIPPLSVVGLSKQEALPKKGFPPLCIPKQTTIVHIVMLGRAAQQAQRKRRRKRKCQQRQLDKARMTRDHCALRKQTTTARGSDLPRT